GATTAATGATGTTAATGTTATCTTTCAGGATACCTATCAAGATAGCTTTATGTGCTatgttttcaggttcttttccCCAGCAAACATTGATGGATTTATTCTTGAAATTGATAGATAATGGTATTAGAGAGAATAAATCAACAAGTTAGCTTGAAATATAGCCAACTGACAAGTAATTTCTAAGTGACATCAAAAATCCCACATTTTTTGGGCTCCAGAATCACATGAGCCAACAAGGCACCTATGTAAAAGCAGCTGCATTAGGAGACTGCTCATGAGCATTTGGCAAATGcacttatccattcatttaaaaaaaattacagaaacctTTCTAAATGCAAGGATCATGTGTATCCCCAGTCACTTCCATGACACTGCCATTTAACATAGCAATAACCTCTGCCTACTCTTAAAAACGTATTTGCCAGGAAGAGAGCTAACCTAATATATTTAGtttaagaggagagaaaaggagaattatACATTGTAATGTCAGTCTAAATTGCATTCTCCTACCTGGGGTAAGCTACATCATGTAGGGATTTTCATCTATTTTGGCCACTGCTGTAGGCACAATATCTAGAAAAAATACCTAGCAAATAATAaacactctataaatatttaattaataataaaaaaatgaacaaatctctgtttccagtttggaCAAGGAAAATGAAGCCCCTCTGCTTTCCAGGGCTATTTAGTAATTGTGGGTCCTTTCACAGCACATAGACACATGAAAATCTCCAACAACTCCAGCATTCTCACTGGCTTCATCCTCCTGGGTTTCCCTtgccccagggaggggcagatcctcctctttgtgctctTCTCTGTTGTCTACCTCCTGACCCTCATGGGCAATGGTTCCATCATCTGTGCTGTGCGCTGGGATCAGAgactccacacccccatgtacatCCTGCTCGACAACTTCTCCTTCCTGGAGATCTGCTACGTCACCTCCACTGTCCCCAACATGTTGGCCAACATCCTCTCTGACACTAAGATCATCTCCTTCTCTGGGTGCTTTCTCcagttctactttttcttctccttgggtTGTACAGAATCTTTTTTCTTGACTATTATGGCATTAGATCGATACCTTGCCATCTGCCGGCCTCTCCATTACCCTACTCGTATGACTGGACGTCTCTGCACCAATCTTGTGGTCAGCTGCTGGGCACTTGGTTTCCTCTGGTTCTTGATtcctatcatcatcatctcccAGATGTCCTTCTGTGGATCCAGGATTATTGACCACTTCCTGTGTGACCCAGGTCCTCTTCTAGCACTCATTTGCAAAAAGGTTCCTGTGGTAGCGCTTGTCTTCTCCACCTTAAATGCTGTGCCCATCATCATTCTCTTTCTCTACATCGTGGGGTCCTATGCTCTGGTCCTAAGAACTGTACTGAAAGTCCCTTCAGCAGCTGGGAGAAGAAAGGCTTTCTCCACCTGTGGGTCTCATCTGGCTGTGGTTTCACTGTTCTATGGCTCAGTACTGGTCATGTATGGGAGCCCAACAACTGAGCATAAAGCTGGAATACAGAAGATTGTGACTCTGTTTTATTCTGTTGTGACCCCACTCCTCAACCCTGTGATATATAGTCTTAGGaacaaagatatgaaaaatgCCCTGCAGAAATTTCTGAGAATATAAAAAGTGTTAAACGAAAAGGCTTTTGGGCTCTTAGATCCCCAAATTGTCTTtaccttatttagaaaaattgcatttcatttattttcaagttaaaaaccaaaaaaataaacttggTTTATTCAGGTAATTGTTCATTCCAGTATTGACTAAACTCTCAATCACGTGTGAGCATGTGTatgttgtttgtttcttctcttggttCTTGACCAATTGTCCTGTTTTTTACCATGCCTCAATTTTCTTCATTGAATGccaaatattacatttaaaagttGTAAAGAAAGTGGGTTAGGTAACTCTACAAAAGTTTTCTTTTCGCAATAGGTAGAAGCAGATCACTGTGATCTCATATAAGGACTATTTTTAGGTGTTGTGAAAATAATCTACACCAGTTTTGCTATTATTTCTGGAATATGACTCTTATTCCAGGAACGTGGCCTTTCTGGGATCTCAACTGTAAACCTGGATTATTTAGGTCCCCTACCCCTTAATGGGCCTGACTGCCTATTTCTGTATTCCTTGAACCCTCTGAATCCTGAAACCTCTGTTCAGCTTTTCAAACACCCAGTCCAGTTTTTGCTTTCTGCTAGATTTCTTCAAATCTCATCTGGCACATGAATGGCTTAGAAATCCAAAAATTCCTTGAACAGATATCATATCATATTTTGAGCCTCACTTCTCTGTGGTCCTCCTCTCTTCAGGATTTGGTTCTCAAACACCAACTGCTTTGGCAGCCACAAACACCAAATCCTTTATTTCTTCAGTTCAGTGAAACTGCTGCTCTTGCTGAGACTTATTCTGCCTACCCCCATTCCTTCCCATTTGCCTCCACATGCCCATACTTCCCTGACCCAGTGAATTGCCAAATGCCCTCAGAGAAACACAACCAAGGTGAATGTGGACCTCATCTCCTTGACCCTCCCTTCTTGGAATTGTAGCCTCTGAAGTCTTTCCTGTGTTGTTTACTCTCCACTGCcttaaaatagttgttttatatattttgtccagattttatagttattttgggCAGATGAGTTAGTTTAATACAAGCTGCTTAGTCATAACataaccagatttttttttctattatatctaAATTCATGCATTCTCACTTCTGTCACTTTCAGAAGATGATCTTGTACCATAGCCACACAAAACCCAAAAGTCAGAGACGACTGCATATAGGGACTGATATAGATACATATCTGGAATGtagatctgattttcttttcattgcaaacAGCTCCAGATATCCAAGGATTCCACCCTTGCAAGCGAGGTGGGTTGGCTGCGGCTTACAGTAAAATAAGAGGTAAAACCAGGACCACGGAGATTAGATTTAggctgtattctttttttatattggAGGTGTTCTGCAATTGTAGAtcagtaaaaatatttactcaggATTTGGATTAGTAACTTGGTCTAGTTTTGAACTTCCATCTTGGTCCTGAATGAAAGACCATCCTATTTTTGAAGTGTCTTCATCATTTCAACTACTGGATTCTGCAGAGGGAAGAAAACGAGGCTTGGGAATCAGGAGTGATTTGCTGAGAATATTACCTTTgatggtaaaaaacaaaaatttcctaCCCACTACCCTTTTCACTAACCCAAGTCACTTTTTTTTACTGACCAATCCTATACTTCTATCTTTAGGACTTTTCAATTATTTGCCAGTTAAacaatgtttgtttctttaatatatataaagctcTGTAAACAGTAGGACAACAGAACAAcatcccaaaaggaaaatgaacaaaaagatttaaacaaataACATACAGAAAAGACTCTAAACTCATGGAAAGATCACTAATacattcaaaaaaggaaaaggcaggatAAGCCTATAATGGTGTTAAAAAGGAGACAAGGGGCCCAAAATGGAAACACTTATTTTAGGTTCTTCAGCAGTAAACCAAGACTTCCTACCTAACCTAATTACAGTTTCAACCTCCCTCAGAAATGTAACCTTTAATCAGCCAACCTGAAATTTCCTGGTCAGCACTAGAAAATTTAGTGAAAGACCGCTTCTGTCTTCTGTTCCCCTTAGGAGGGCCACCTTGCCTAAAACAATGCACTCTTTGctaataatttctgtttttctgctatgCTGTTGCCTTTAAGaacctttccttttctgtagCTATATGGAGTTCCTTTCTTCTTGTCGGATGGGATGCTGTCTGATTCATGAATCACTCAATAAAGAATGTTCAAGAGTATTGAATGCAGCATTCCTGTAATAGCAAAATGTTGAGAAAACGTCAGGTCTCACTATTGGGAGAATAGTTAAATGAGCTGTGTTTTTCATACGATGGAATAATATGTCtccaattttataaaatatgaaatagttcTATATGTAATGTTATGTAATATCTCCAAGCtatattgttgagtgaaaaaagcaaggtgagCAGCAGAGTGTGGCTACCTTTCATGTAAGGTGCAGACCGTCTCCTGAAGGAGGTCCAAAAACAATAGCAAGGGTTGCTTCAGGTGAGGGAAATCTGACATGTGAGGAGCAAGAGAGCAAAGGAGACTTATTTCCTTCACGCCCTTTTTGAATCTTTCAATTCTTTGCTCATATGcctgtattatttatataaaaataaataataatacagttgtttttaaacaaagaataacTTGCTAGAGGAATTTTCTGATAATTAGATCTAGAAAATACTTTTTACTCCCACAATTCTAGGGTTTCTTAGGATCCTattcatttacagaaaagttgaagcATCACCCTAAGAACAGCTTAATATGATTTCATTCAGACTTTTGGTACTTCagagaaaatatgagaaatgcCTTTCTCCTCTTAGGACTTGTACAAATATATGTGACAAACTGTAAGTAGTTTACTACATTTATGTGTAGCCATCCTCTCCCTCATTGTTCaattatatgtttttattgttgttgctgggCACCTACAATACCAGACACTGAGCCAGGAAATAAATTTGGTGCAAAAGCACAtaagacacatttttttcctcatagtaTGCATTGTCTCATGGCAGAGATATACaataaaattgcatttctatactctaataatgaacttacaggaagagaactcaagaacacaataccatttacaattgtaataaaaagaataaaatatctaggaataaatttaacctagctggtgaaggacttatacaatgaaaactataagacagtatTGAAAGGAGTAtttgatgacataaagaaatggaaagatattccatgtacatggatcagaataataaacatagttaaaatgtccatactacccaaagcaatctccaaattcaacgcaatcccaatcagaatcccaatgacgttcttcacacaaatagaacaaaaaaatcctaaaattcatatggggcaaccaaagaccccaaatagctaaagtaatcctgagaaaaaaaagaaaaaacaaagctggaggcatcaccatccttgacttcaaaatgtactacaaagccatggtaaCCAAAACATCATGGTAATGGTacaaacacaggcacacagaccaatggaacagaaatgaaagcccagaaataaaaccacacatctgcgGGCAGCTAATCTTAGagaaaggtgccaagaacatacagtggagaaaagatagtctcttcaataaacggtgttgggaaatctggataaTCActtgcaaaagagtgaaagtattctattatctcatgccatacacaaaaataaactcaaaaatggatttgaagataagacctgaaaccataaaaattctggaagaaaatgtaggtagtacactctttgacatctaaCTCAAAAAggtctttttgaataccatgtcctctcagacaagggaagcaatagaaagcataagcaagtgggacttcatcagactaaagagcttctgcaaggcaaagcaaactagcatcaaaacaaaaagacaatctaagaggaggaaatatttgcaaatcatatatctgacaaacagttaatttccaaatatataaagaacgcatacaatttataaacaaaaaacccgatcaaaaaatgggcagaggacatgaacagaaatttttccagagaagatatacagatgggcaatagGCATGTGAAcagttgctcaacatcactaattcttagggaaatgtaaatcaaaagtACAATTAGATGTCATATCACACCCATCATAATGGCTATAactaagacaagaaataaatgttagagaggatgtgaagagaagggaaccctcatacactgctggtgggaatgcagaccagtgctgccactatggaaaagagtatggagattcctgaaaaaattaaaagtcgaaataccatgtgatccacttattccactactgggtgtttatccaaagaatgtgaaatcagtaatccaaagagatttatgtttctctatgttcattacagcagtagtcacaatagccaagacttgcaagtgactcaagtgcccatcaacagatgaatggataaagaagatatgagatacatataatggaataatactcagccacaaaaaagacaaaattgtaccatttgcatcaacatggatggaccttgagggtcttaTATTATGTAAATTAAGCCAGACAGAGGGACAAACACtaaatgatttcactcatatatgggaGCTAAAGGAACTCatgaataaggagaacagattagtggttactaaaggggaagggggtggaaggagggcaaaagggtaaAAGGACACATATGTGCAGTGActgatgaaaactagactattggtggtgaatatgacccagtctatacagaaactgatatataatgatgtacacctgaaatgtatacaatgttataagccaatacgacctttatttaaaaataaaatgccttcaGGAATCTCCAGTGCTCCATGGATTGGAGCATG
The DNA window shown above is from Equus quagga isolate Etosha38 chromosome 2, UCLA_HA_Equagga_1.0, whole genome shotgun sequence and carries:
- the LOC124235966 gene encoding olfactory receptor 11G2-like; translation: MKISNNSSILTGFILLGFPCPREGQILLFVLFSVVYLLTLMGNGSIICAVRWDQRLHTPMYILLDNFSFLEICYVTSTVPNMLANILSDTKIISFSGCFLQFYFFFSLGCTESFFLTIMALDRYLAICRPLHYPTRMTGRLCTNLVVSCWALGFLWFLIPIIIISQMSFCGSRIIDHFLCDPGPLLALICKKVPVVALVFSTLNAVPIIILFLYIVGSYALVLRTVLKVPSAAGRRKAFSTCGSHLAVVSLFYGSVLVMYGSPTTEHKAGIQKIVTLFYSVVTPLLNPVIYSLRNKDMKNALQKFLRI